The nucleotide window AGCATTCACATACAATGTGCGGTAAATATCGTTTTTCTAAATAGAGTTTTAAATTCGGTTTTGAGTAACAATGTCTATAGAACAGGTAGATAATCAGAATAGGAAATTTCAGGGAGAGAGAACGTATAATCGCTTTTGTTTTTATCTATCCATACTGCAATCATGAAAACAGAGCTGAGACATCGATAGATACCCAGATATTCGACACTTCAAAGACGCCCGAGGGTGTGGAGTTACAAATCTATTATTGTAATATACATCTTCTGACAGTCTCAGAAGAGATGACAAATATATCTACTTTCGGTGGAGAGTACAGTAGATCCTGGAGAACGTCCACCATGACCAAAAGTCCGCACTGAGAGTCTTTCAGACTGAAAATAAGACCCCAGATTGTAAAAAACAACATGTGAATGTCAATGATAATCTCTGAAGGATAGATTAGATTACCCACACGAAATTCTGTTTAACACAATATTATAGAAAGATCATGATAGTTTTAGACGGTAGAGATTCGACAATCGTCGTAGTAGAATTCAAGTATTGTCGTACAATAGCGGTAAATGATGAAATCAAAATGTCCGAGTTGTGATGGAACCGTCACGCGTACACATCCCGGTACGGTCGTCTGCAAGAGATGCGGCTACGCACCCGATCACGGGGCAGATTAGCGAGACGAGGGCGAGACAACGCTAAAATGGAATCCAGAGAGACAGAATAGTTGGTAAGATAGAAGAGTACATTAGAAGCCTATTTGCCGGTTCTCTCACGCTCTAAAGCGAGAATAGGGACAAGCAAATGCGGACAGCAGAACCTCGTGGCGAAATAGCCGAGCATTCTTCCATCTCGTTCGACGAATAGTAGCTCCGGGCCACTAGTAGAATTGTTTATTTTGGGCAATATAACCCCTTCAGCCGAGGCGCTTTTTATTGTTTCATGGAATAGATCAACCTTCGCTGATGGTCACAGGACAAAGACAGTCGTTCGAAGCCGGCTAACCATTTCGTTTCTTTGTTCCCATCTCGTTACTGTTGTAGTCTTGTAATGGGAACAATCACAGAACAATGACGATCAGACCGCGGCACTAGGTACTCGCGGTACGGTGCTGGGAGATAGAATTCGTCGTCAGTCACACTACGGTTGCTTGTATCCGTGACCGACGACGAGTGCGAGGATATTGAGACCGAAGAGACCGAAGAGCAGAGCAGTCTCGTGGACCGTATCAAACCCGGTCAGGATGTAACCAACGTGTATCAACGGAAGTACGACAGCAAGCCAGAACGCAATCATCTGAACCGCATGGAAGAAAAAGAGAGCCGCTCTCTTGCCGGGTTCAACCTCGTGAAGTAGGGTCAGCGTCATCGTTCGCCTCACACAGGAATAGTATAGGGCAAGAACCCGCTAAAATCTAATCGAACGGAAACGTAAGCCCGTTACTCATCTACCATCTGCTAACGGTTCAATCGCTAACGGAGGGGATGCTCAGCGACGTTCCGCCAGACGTGTGGTGGCTGACGGATGTGATTCCATCCGCACCAACCCACGCTCAGTCGGATTCCGTCGTGAACGTGACGGTCCCGCCCGTCACCTCGTCGCCCGAGTCAATACAGACGGCGACGGCGACGTAGGTCGTGTCACTCTCAAGATGTACGAGTTCGTCGAACGTGTCGTCTTCATCGACATCCTCAGCGTCGTCGCTGGCGAGCGTATTTGCTTTGTCACCCTTAATCCAGTAGTCGAAACGAGTTTCGACTTCGTCACCGTCCAACTCGCTGACGCGCCCTTCGAGAGAAGCCGCGTCATCGCTGACATAGCTCGGTTCGAGCGTCTCCACCCGGAACGGCGCCTCGTGATCATCGTCGGTCGTAAACGCCCGCCGGCCGCCGCGGACCACCCGGTCGTCGGTTTCAGCGAACGCCTCGAATACGTACGTCGTCCCGTGTTCGAGGTCAGAGACGTCGGCGTTGAACGAGCCCGTCGATGACTGGTGACCGCTTTCGACTCGCTCGCTCGTCTCATCTCTTTGATCTTCGATCCAGTACTCGAAGCCGACGGCCGGTGACGACACATCGCCGAGACCGGTGAGTTCACCGATGAGCGTTGCATCCGTCTCATCGACATCGCTCACACTGCGCGTCGAGACGGCGAACTCGTCGCTGTCGCCGCCACCGTCATCACCATCACTGATGGCTGCATCGACGTTTAGCAGTCCCGCACCGCCTTCATCCTCGTCAAGGCCGATGTCTTCAGCCGCTTCGGTGAGTCGCTTCCGTGCCTCTTCGTTCGAGATACCCGTAGACATCAGGATGGCTGCCGCACCGGCGACGTGCGGCGTCGCCATCGATGTTCCGGAGTAGACTTGGTAGCCACCGATGACTGTCGAACGAATCTCTGTACCGGGTGCAACGATTTCGACCTCCGAACCGGTAGACGAGAACTCCGAGAGTTCGTCCTCGTCATTGACCGACCCGACAGCGATGACCTCCGGATACGCACCGGGGTAATGAACACAGTCAGAACACGGACCCTCATTTCCGGCGGCACCGACGAGTAACGACCCCCGCTCGTACGCGTATTCGACAGCGTCCTTGATGATGGACGACCCTGAAGTCGCCCCGAGACTCATACTGATGACGTCGTGGCCCTGGTCTGCGGCCCACTTTATACCCTCAGCGACACCGGAGGCGGAGCCGCCCCCATCACCACTGAGCACCTTTACAGAGTGAAGTGTCGCACGGGTGCTGACGCCGAGAATACCTTGGTCGTTGTTTACCGCGTTTGCAATACCGGCGCAGTGAGTGCCGTGGTTGTGGTCGTCGTTCCACGGAACGTCACCCCGGTCAGAGTCCACAACTGCGTATCCCTCACCGAGATTTTGGCTCAAATCCGGATGTTCGCTGTCGATACCAGTATCGAGGATAGCCACGTGCGCCCCCGAACCGTCGTATCCGCGCTGGTGGGCTGCATCCGCGGCTACGCGCACGCACCCCCACGGCATCGATTGACCGAGGGCGTGAACTTCGATATCGCGTTCGACGTAGCGAAGCTCACCTTCCGCCCGGAATTTTTCAACGAGTTCGTCTGGAAAATCACCGACGAGAGCGTTTCCAGACTCACCAAAGTCGATTTCTGTTTCAATCGTGTTCGCCTGCGCACGTGCAATATCGACGCCATACTGAGATTTGGTTCCGAGTACGAGACGGGAGTTTCCACCCTCGTCTGCGGATGCTTGTCCCGCAAGTCCGGAGCCAAGAATTCCGATCCCAATACCGCGTATAACCGACCGCCGATAGACTTTCTTTCTTCCCATTGTCGATTTCGATCCCCGGATACATACTGTTTGGTTACCGGGTTACTCCTCAGGAACGGAGGGTTCTGACTTAACATTGCATTATTATTCATCCATCATATTTTCCAATGCCTTAAGTTAATTTGGGATTCTGTTTAGATATTTTATCCGACGTTAGTCAAAGAAGTGACGGTTGAACTGAAGAAAAAACCTACCTAGCGGACCTTCCTTGGAGGTAACCTCGTGAGCAATCACACAACTGGACGATATATAGCGCCGTGACCAACAATACGGTACTGTGCACGAGTTGACCGGATTTCAGCGTGATCTCCTGTACCTCGTAGCTGGCTTAGAAAAGCCGCACGGACTGGGGATCAAACGGGAGCTAGAGCAGTACTACGGCGAGAGCATCACGCAGGGGCGTCTGTATCCGAATCTCGACGCCTTAGTCGAGGATGGATATATAAAGAAAGGGGAGAAAGACCGACGAACCAACTTCTACGAACTAACGGCGAGCGGACGGCAGGCCATCCTCGACCGTCGTGCGTGGGAGAACGACACCTTCGGACAACTCTTCGAATAGCAGTCCAAGTCCAAAATGAACGTACTGACTCTGAGTTACACAGCGACAGACGTGAGCAACTGCCGGCAGGAGAGACCAAGATTTGGACCGAGGCGAACCTCAGGTGGTGAAGCCGTCGTCACTCACTCACCTCCCGACGAGCAAGTGTGTTAATGCTTAGCACAATGTTAAGAGATACCAGCGGGAATATAGGAGTGAGAGGAAATCGGAGATGTCCACGAAGGCTGCACCGGATAGATGTTGTGTCGAACCGCGACCAGACGTGTACGAACCGTTCGCGGCAATCGACCTCGGTGATGGAAATATAATCGTCTTCGATCGAGATGTACAGGAGGCGTGGATAGAGTCCACAGTCTCCGTCGCACGCAACGAAATACGCTAAGGCGACAGTACACGGACACCGTAACAGGAGACGCTAACCGAGAACGGTACGCAAGAGAAGACATCTGCCGTCAAGCAGGCGATGCCAACGTCCCGTACCACCGACGACAATCGGCACTTGGAAACATCGGTCGAATCAGGACAACTGACTCATCTCCAGTGGTGTCAGCGTCGTCATGGTTGGGACCGGCGTTTCCGATACGTCCTGCAAGGACGGCGATGGCACCGACTTGTTGACCGTCGCTTCTCCCCCAGTAGCGGCAGTCGGACTACGGGTCACCTCAAACTCATTAGCCTCGGCATCCCACTCGAAGGAAAATCCGCGACCGTCCCACTCGAACTCGTCGCCCGTGAACTCGAAACGTACATCGTCACCGATATCGACTTCGAGACCGTCATCGATGGACCACTCGAAGTCGATGACCGAACCCTCGTATTCGACCTCGTCGTCCTCGTTCTCGAACTCGGAGTCGCTCCCGGTTCCGGTAGCCTCGAAGTCAACGTCGCCGTTTCCCTCATATTCGAAATCGATTGCCTCTGTCGAGACGACGATTGCCAGTTCTATCTCGTCGGACTCGAACTCGAAATCGATGCTCGGGTTCGCCTCAACGGTGAACTCGGCGGTACCAGCGCGAGTCTCAAACGAGACGCCCGCGTGGTCGAACTCGACATCACCGTTCTCGTCTCGCTCGAATTCGAGCGACTGTTCAGGCCGGTCGCTCCGAGTTTCGGTCACTTGCTGATCGCTCCGCTGCGATCCATCGGATGCGCGGGTTGGCTGTCGATCTCTCTGTCTGGACGCTGTCACGACGCCAAGAGAGAGGGCGGCCAATCCGTTCCCGATGCTAATCAACCACTCACGTCTGAAGAGGTCAGCCATTCTCGATCCCCAGAGTAAGATTTCGTATAACAGAACTATCAATCTCGGGTATCCGAGTGGTTACCACGTTACGCCGAGAATACAGGTACGCACAGAGAGGCCGTATTCTCACTTTGCAACCGGTTATCGCCGCTATCGTAGGGGCGACCGACGACTAGAGCAAGAACACGAATCCCGCAAGAAACTCAACGGTGAGGTGATTTCGCCGGGCAGTCACTGACCGTTCTCTTTCGAATCCGGTTCGAAATGCTTCGACCCCCACTCCCGCATTGCGACAATCAGTGGTTCGAGGTCACGACCGCGATCAGTCAGCGCGTACTCCACGCGGTAGGGTCGCTCACTGATGACCGACCTGTTGACGATTCGATCCGCCTCAAGTTCCTTGAGGTTGTTCGAGAGCGCCTTCCCAGAGATATTGCCGATCAGGTTCTGGAGTTCACTGAAACCGCAAGGGCCGCTTTTCAGAAGCCGATCAACGATTACCGGCTTCCACTTCCGAGAGAGCAAAGCGGCAGTCACAGTGACCGGACACCACTCTTCACCTTGGCACCATTCGGGAACGCGATTAGGAC belongs to Halogeometricum borinquense DSM 11551 and includes:
- a CDS encoding PadR family transcriptional regulator, which produces MHELTGFQRDLLYLVAGLEKPHGLGIKRELEQYYGESITQGRLYPNLDALVEDGYIKKGEKDRRTNFYELTASGRQAILDRRAWENDTFGQLFE
- a CDS encoding winged helix-turn-helix transcriptional regulator produces the protein MNERPNRVPEWCQGEEWCPVTVTAALLSRKWKPVIVDRLLKSGPCGFSELQNLIGNISGKALSNNLKELEADRIVNRSVISERPYRVEYALTDRGRDLEPLIVAMREWGSKHFEPDSKENGQ
- a CDS encoding S8 family peptidase — its product is MGRKKVYRRSVIRGIGIGILGSGLAGQASADEGGNSRLVLGTKSQYGVDIARAQANTIETEIDFGESGNALVGDFPDELVEKFRAEGELRYVERDIEVHALGQSMPWGCVRVAADAAHQRGYDGSGAHVAILDTGIDSEHPDLSQNLGEGYAVVDSDRGDVPWNDDHNHGTHCAGIANAVNNDQGILGVSTRATLHSVKVLSGDGGGSASGVAEGIKWAADQGHDVISMSLGATSGSSIIKDAVEYAYERGSLLVGAAGNEGPCSDCVHYPGAYPEVIAVGSVNDEDELSEFSSTGSEVEIVAPGTEIRSTVIGGYQVYSGTSMATPHVAGAAAILMSTGISNEEARKRLTEAAEDIGLDEDEGGAGLLNVDAAISDGDDGGGDSDEFAVSTRSVSDVDETDATLIGELTGLGDVSSPAVGFEYWIEDQRDETSERVESGHQSSTGSFNADVSDLEHGTTYVFEAFAETDDRVVRGGRRAFTTDDDHEAPFRVETLEPSYVSDDAASLEGRVSELDGDEVETRFDYWIKGDKANTLASDDAEDVDEDDTFDELVHLESDTTYVAVAVCIDSGDEVTGGTVTFTTESD